In Microbulbifer sp. THAF38, the sequence CATGGAGTGGCCAGCAGCGTATTGGAGAAACTCTTCAGAGGAATCGTCACCGACTAACCATAACAGTGACTTTGTAGTGGCGAGCTCATTGAGCTGACGCTTTTGTTGAGAGGAGAGCTGTGGCCACAAACTGCTATCGAGTATGACTAAATCGAAGGGACTTTCCTTTGTAAGTAAATCCGCAGACTGGGTAAGGGGAAGCCCGTTGAGGGTTTCTTTTCTACTAATTTCAGGTGCCAACTGGGTCATCACTTGTGCTGTTACACCGGATTGACGCAGCCAGCGAGAGAGGGCTGCCGTCTCAAAAGAGGGGCGTGCCAGCCACAATAATAATTTGGGTTGGAGCGGTTCTCGCACCAGGATGGGTAAAGGATCTGTATGGGTTTCGCCGGCTTCGCTTTCCGTCCGTACTCGGTATAGCTGGGGGCCCGCGAGTTTTGGAGTGGCAGTGAGTTGTGCCTGAATTGTTTCTCCCACTTTCAGCTCAAGACTGTCTTCAATATGGCCGTAGGGATTGAGCAGGCTAATTTTTACGTTTTCAGTCAGTGGCTGGTTGTTGTGAACCTTTAACTTTAAAGAATCACCCAAGGTAATTTGCCGCTGCCAGTCCAATTCCCAGTGGCCATCAGATCCCTGGATCTTCGATAACTCCAGACGCACCGGTGCCAGGTCCCGCAGTTTGTCGCGGCCGAGTGGCTCCCCATTGAGAGAGATATATTCCACACCATTGAGATTTATTGGATGTGAGCTCGCCAGCTGTTTGCTGTCGATAGAGATATTGCGCTCGGCGGGAATGATTGCCGGCGGCTGCCAGAGCATCCAGGCACTCAACCAAATGGTCAGTTGCAGGCCATAGTCGAACGGCTTGGCGCCTCGGCGGCGCAACAGTACCAATGATGCAAAACAGGCCAACAGGCACAGGCCGGGTATCAAGAAATTAATCACAATGACTTCTCCCCTTGCTGGTGTAGCCAACGGCTGAAATGGCCGTCTGCCTCAGTTTGCAAAGGCAGTGAAGGCGCAGACTTCGGTGCTGGCAGCAGCTGATAAAGCAGCTGATTCAGGGAGTTCGTGCAATCAATACAATTCGGTTGCTGGTGGCGCTGCTGGTATAAACGCAGCTGTTTGGACAGCTCCAGGCCGAGATCTAGTGATTGCTCTGCAGCTAGCTTATTTATCTGCACCAGCAGATCGGTATCGAGTTCGGCACCTGCGTCTACCTGGGCCATTAGGGCGAGCACCTGTGCTCTTTCTTTTTGTTCAAAGGCACTGTCGACAGTTTCTGGCGCTACGTCTTCCCGTTCACCGCTAAGCCGGCGGCTTTCGTCTATGGGGGGCGCCTCGAATCCGACTCTTTGTAAGTAAATACGCGAAGCCTGCTGTACTTCCTTGATAAAGCGTAGAGCCCGGTGCTGGTGGAGCAGGGAGGCTTGGGGCTCTATAACCGACAGGTCGCGCCAGGAACTCCACATGGCATTCAGCGCGTTGCGCAGTAGCTCCTTGGTCTGGGGGTCGAATAGGGTGGCATGCTCTGAGCTGTCATGCCTGTGTCCGGCAGAAGCAGCTATGCGCTCTGCCTGTTCGAAGCGAGAGCCACGCTGGGCAAAGGGAGCGGTAGTTTCTTCGCCATGTGCCTTGTGCTCACCTTGTTCTGTATGGTGATGGCTATGGCCGTGTTCGGACTCCTCTTCATCATCGTGCTCCTCGCTCTTTGCGCCAGAATGCTCCGCTTCCGAATCCTCTTCGCCGAGAAAGCGGCCGTAGCGCATGCGCAGCAAATTCTGTTCATAGGCCAAACCCTCGGAGCGTTTGCGAAATTCCTGCGGATGCAGCTGCTCTTGCTCTGCCAGCAGGGCCTCGGTGTCAATAATCAGTTGGCGTTGGCTGCGGAAGTACTCCGGCAATATTTTAATTGCCATCCCCTCGCTGTCACTCAGCCCGAAAATCTCTTCTTGCGGCCAACGCAAGATAAAGTGTTGGCTCTTGGCAACGTTGGCGCTGGGCTCACGGTTATCTCGAGCCTCCAGATACCAGTAGAGTTCATCTCCCGCTTCCATGGAAAACTGGTGGATGGGCAGGGTGAAATCGTAGCGAGCTGCTTTCTTATCTTCCGAGGAGTTTGTTGATAAAGCAGTGGGTTGCAAACTGGTGAGTTCTATACGCTCTTCGCGAAAGCGTAAATTTTCCCCGGTGCCGCTGGCGAGGGTGACCAATAAATCCGCAGAACTCACTTGGTAATCATCATTAATGATTACTTTCACGGGAATATTTTGAGCGCTCCCTTGAATGGTATCGACGCGCAGGCTGGGTGCCTCAAAGGTAAACTCCGGGGCACTGTCTTTTTGCACCCGAATATTATGGATTTCCGGCAATAGCAATTGGCTCTCCGCGAGTTGTACTGAGAGCTGGTAAAAGTCAGCCTTCGCAATAGTGCGCTGTAGTTGCCATTTTTTACTGGGTAGATCACCTAGCGGAGAAAAGGCGAAGCGTTCAGCTTCGGCCAGCATTTCCAACCCTTGCACAGGCTGATTCAATTCGAGTTGCCACTCGACCTTGGACTGCTCCGGCACATCGATTTGTAGGGATTGGCTGTCGGCTGCGAGCCCAGTGTAGGCGGGCGGCTGGATATGGGTTGCCGCGCGCGTTATGGCGAGTTTTTCGGCAGCGGGAATAGCTGTATTTTGTTGCGTGGTCTCGGTTTTATCCGCAGTGAAGTGAGAATTGCTCAGTACAAATAACAACAGTCCCAGGCAGGCACCGAAGGCATTTGTCAGGGTACTGCGGAGTTTTTTTGGACCGAGAGACGACCGATCGCCACTTTCCAGCAGTTGTTGCAGCTTTGTTTCGATACGTGTGCGCTGTAATTGCTGCAATGGACTTAGGTTGGTTTCCTGTAGGCTAAGCAACTGGCTGCTGTCTTGCAGCTGTGGGTATTGTCCATCCAACTGTCGACATAAGCGCTCGGGACTGGGGCGCCAGCTGCGATCCAATAGAATTGCTACAACAATAATTCCGAGCCAGGCGAGAAATAGCCACTGTGGCCAGCCGAATACAAAAATACCCGAGCCAGCCAGCAGGCTGAGACCAGTGGCAAGCCAGAGATAGGGCCGCAGGGCTGTCAGTTGCCAGCGCCTGCGCACAGCGTTAAGGGTTAACTGGCGCTTATCCATGGTCGGCCTCCCCATTACTTCTGGTTGCTCTATTGGCAGAAGATCGCGATAGGGCAATTAGGCGTTCAAAGGCCAGAAGTAACAGTAGGGCGGCGATTAACCAGGGCTGCAGTGGTTCAATACGGCGGTTTTCTACCTCGCTGTCTTCTACAGGAAGGCCTGCCACTACTTTATTGGCAGACCAGTGGCCACGATTTTGGTGTTGCAGAGCCCAGTCTTGCCCAGACCAGTGCAGCCATAAACGTTCAGGTAAATCTGCGCGGCGATAAAAGGCCTCGCTGTACCAGTCACTTTCGTAGCGCAGCCAACTTCCCCGTCCCACTGAGGCCGCTTGAGCTGACTGGCTGTTATCCACAGCAACGAAGTTGAGATTAATGGCAGGGGGGATACTGTTGTCGGTGATTAACAGGCCCCCATCTGTAACAAATTCCAGCACGGCTTGTGGCAGGGGAGCGGGGCCTGTGTAGATAAGCCAATCTGTCTGTTCGACGCTGGGCGCCTTTTCTTGTTCCTGAATATGCACCGATAGTCCTGGCATTTTACTTTGCCAGTCTTCCAGCACTGGCGCCCACCAGCTGGGCGGTTTACCCATTAAAGCGATACTCGGTAATGCCTGGCTCGGAGCTGTGGATGCTTTGTTGAGGCCGTGCCACTGCCAGTGGGGACTGACTCTTAGTGCCTGGTGGGATGCTGGAACCCCGTTGTTTATCAACAGGATATGAGCCCTGCGCAAATCTGCCCGGCGTGATAGTGCTGATAGAGTTTTCCACAGGTCCACATTTTGTGGTGGGGGTGAGGTTACGGAAGGTGTTTCTGGGGATAACCACAGCACTTTATAACCTTCCCCTACAAGCTGTGGCAGTGAGTTGTGGATAAATGTATTCGCTTCGCCCGCCCCAACTCTGGGGTCTACCAGTATCACGCCCTCTTGGGGATAAATTTCCCGTTTAATCAGCGGCTGTGCCAACAAACTTGCCAGCAGGGCGACGATTAGCAGGCGCAATAGCAGCAGCCACTTGTTATCCACAATAGGGCGGCGCGCGCGACTCTGTGAATATCTTTGTACCCATTGCAGCGCAGCAAAGGAGATCTGCTGTGGATTACTTCGGCGTAGCAAATGAATGGCGATAGGTACAATCAGGGCTGTGAATAGCCATAGCCACTGTGGGGATTGAAATAAGTTATTTATCCACAACATCTCAGCACAACCTGCCGTGCAGTTGAATAAATTGCCGCAGTGACTTTTCCACAGGCTGCTCGATAAGGTCGGTCTGTAGTGAACACTCCTGTGTGGCAAAGCGTGCTTTTAACTCGCTCTGTGCTTGAGCAAAAGCATCCAGGTAAGACTGGCGTTGCCGCTCGGCGTCCACTTCTAAAGTTGCGGGAGTAATGGCGCTTACTTCTGGATTGAGCAGCTTTAGCTCTCCGCCAAAAGGAAAAGTCTGTTCTGCCTCAATTAACAATTGCAGTGGCAGGCAGGGGCGGCCGGCGGCATGCAAGCGTGCGGCAAAATCGCCGATTTCATTGTCCTGTTGAAAAAAATCACTCAGCAACACCACCTGACAAGGGCGTTCAAAGTATTGCCACAGCGGCGCCAGTTGAGCGCGATCTGGCCAGTGGTCGCTGGCGTCGAGTTGTTGTAGCTGAAGGGCGATTTGGCGCTGGTGGCTCTCACCCTGGCCTTCGGGCACATAAACCGTCCGGCTGCTGTTAAACGCCAATAGGGAATAGCTGTCTCCCTGGGCGTTGAGCAGCCAGCAGAGGCTGGCAATCCAACACTTGGCGTAATGCAGTTTATTCAGGCTGGGCTCGACAAAGCTTGCCTGGCCCAGGGAAGCGCTGGTATCGAGCACAAAGCACACGTGCATGCGGCTCTCCTGCTCTGTCTCGCGCACATAGTAGCGATCGCTGCGGGCGAACAGTTTCCAGTCGATATGGCGAATGGAATCGCCCGCTTGATAGCCTCGGTATTGGTGAAATTCCAGACCGGTGCCACGGCGCTGGCTGTGTTGCACACCGAGCATTACGCCCTCGGCGATATGTCGCGACAGCCACACCAGGTCGCGACAACTGGCCAGGGTTTTGGGGGACAGGTATTCCACGCTGATCAGTCCCGGCCCGGTTCCGGCACCGCCGTCAGTAATTCTTCAATCAGCTGTGGCATCTGCACGCCATCGGCCTGGGCCTGGAAGCTGAGCAGCACCCGGTGGCGCAGCACTGGCAGTAACAGGCTGCGGATGTCCTCGCGAGTGACGGCGAGGCGTCGTTGCAAAAGGGCGCGGGCCTTGGCGGCGAGAATCAGAGCCTGCCCCGCGCGGGGGCCGGCGCCCCACTTGATCCACTGTTGCAGGGTATCGCTGCCGCTGGTTTCCATACGGGTGGCGCGCACTAGTGCCGCCACGTAGCGGTACAGATCGTCGCTGACATGAATTTCTCGCACCAGTTGCTGCATTTCGCGCAATTGCTCCGCATCCAGGCTGGGGCTGGGTTTGACCCTGCTGGCACCGGTGGTGGAGCGCAGGATTTCAACTTCATCCCGCTCATCGGGATAGTTGATATGAATATTTAACAGGAAGCGGTCCAGCTGAGCTTCCGGCAGCGGGTAGGTGCCGGCCTGTTCGATGGGGTTTTGTGTGGCCAGTACGAAATAGGGATCGGGCAATTTGAGTGTTTTACCGCCCACCGTTACCGAGCCTTCCTGCATGGACTCCAATAGGGCTGCCTGGGTTTTCGGCGGCGTGCGGTTAATTTCATCGGCGAGCAGGATATTGGTGAAAACCGGGCCCTGCTGGAATTTAAAAAAGCGCTTGCCGGTGCTGTGGTCCTCTTCGAGGATCTCACTGCCGAGAATATCTCCGGGCATTAAATCCGGGGTGAACTGTACCCGCTTAAAATCCAGCGCACTGGCATCGGCGAGGGTTTTTACCAGCAGGGTCTTACCCAGCCCCGGCACCCCTTCGAGTAGGGCGTGGCCCCCGGCCAACAGACAGATCAACATCTGCTCCACCACGGGTTTCTGGCCGACAATCACCCGTGCAATCTCCTGCTGAAGATTGTCGAGGCTGTGCAGTTGTTCTTCGATACTATTTTCCAGGGTGGTCAGCATAATCAGCTCGTCAGTGCGTAAATAACAATGTTCACCGCAAATTTTGTGTTGTCGATGGCGAGCCAGCGTTTGTTGCGGTAGTCGTAGTCCCATTCGCAGCCGAAATCCTTATTGCTGTAGAGCACGGCGATACGGCCGTTTACAACAATGGCTTTCAGGTAGTCGTGTACCAGATCATCTCCCCAGCCATTTAATTCAAAGCTGGTTACCGGCAATTCATCGAATTGAAAGAAACAGCGGTAGAGGTCGTGATCGTCCGGGAGTTTTTGCAGGCAGTATTCGCCAAACAGCTCGGTCATTTGCGCTTCGAAAGATTTGGCAAAGAGACCGTCGATATCGTGGTTGCAGTCGTCGACAAAAACAAAGCCGCCGCGATTGACGTAATCGCGAAAATTCTTTGCCTCTTCCGTGGTGAACTGCACCAGCTTGTGTCCGGCCAGGTAGCAGAAAGGCGCCAGCAGCATTTTCTTATCGGCCAGCGGCACTATGTGCTCTTTGGGATCAACCCTGAGATTGGTGTATTCCACCAGTGAATTGAGCAGGTTGGAGGGCATGCGCTGATCCACATCCCAGTCACCGGACTCGTACATCAAGCGGGTGAAATAAAAATCGTAGTGCTCCTGCGCACTACCCGGTGCGGTATTTTGTGCGCGTGTGCCCAGCGGCAGCGCTGCGGCGCAGCTACCCAGGATCAGGCGCTGGAGAAAAGCCTTGCGGGTGAGGGACACGGGATAACTCTGTTACTGCGTTGGTTTTTATTGTTGAGAGCAAAGGAAAGAAGGTGCTCCGTTCGAGACACGCTGTAAATACATCCCTGTACGCTCGTAATCGGCATCCATGCCTCATACGGTCTCGAACGGAGCACCTTCTTTCCTTCTACCCATTTATTTTCAATGCTGGGAGCTGACTGGTTTGCTGGCCAGCTCCCGCCTGGATCAATGGCTAGCCCAGCTTGCGCTTGGTGTTAATCACATTGATACCGTCGAAGCGTGCAGTGGAACTACCGTGGGATACCGCACTGGTTTGCATCGGCTGTCCCTTACCGTCAAAGAAGGAACCACCCAGGCGGTAATCATCTTTGTCGCAGACCTGCGAGCAGGCATTCCAGAATTCCTGGGTGTTGGACTGGTAGGCGACGTCCTCCACCATGCCGGTAATCTTGCCGTCTTCAATCTCGTAGAACAGCTGCCCACCGAACTGGAAGTTGTAGCGCTGCTGGTCGATGGAGAAGGAACCGGCACCCACAATATAAATGCCTTTTTCCACATCCTTGATCATATCGTCTACGCTCAGCTCTTCTTTGCCGGGCAACAGCGAAACGTTAGACATGCGCTGGAATTGCACGCTGGACCAACTATCTGCGTAGCAGCAGCCGTGGGATTTCTTTTGCCCCAGCATATGTACCTGGTCGCGGGTGGCCTGGTAGTTCACCAGCACACCGTCTTTTACCAGATCCCAGTTGCGGGTCTTCACGCCTTCATCGTCGTAGCCGACGGCACCGAGAGAGCCGGGCTGTACCTTATCGGCAAACAGGTTGACCTTGTCGCTGCCGTATTGGAATTTGCCGCTGCGCCATTTATCGATAGTGGCGAAAGAGGTGCCGGCAAAGTTGGCCTCGTAGCCGAGCACGCGGTCCAGCTCCAGCGGGTGGCCGACGGATTCATGGATGGTGAGCCAAAGGTGGCTGGGGTCCAGCACCAGGTCGTACTTGCCGGGTTTGACCGATTTAGCCGTGAGCTTTTCCTTGGCTTGTTGCGCCGCCAGGCGTGCATCTTCGGCCATATCGTAGGAATCGCGATAGAGCACCGTCTGCGCTTGGATCTTGTCTTCGGCGCGGCCATCCAGATATTCAAAACCGCGTCCTACCGGCTGGCTAAGGCCCTGACGGGTACGGAAGCCGCCGGTTTTCTTATCCACTGCGGTGACCGAGAAGGGCGCCCACAAACGGTGAACATCCTGGTCGATATAGGAGCCGTCGGTAGAGGCAAAATACTTTTGCTCGTTTACCAGGTACAGCATGGAGTTGATATAGCTGGCGCCGGCATCCAGAGCGGACTTGTTCACGTCCATCAGCAGATCCACCTTGTCGGCCAGGGGGATCTGCATAGCGTTTTTCTGGATCGGTGTCTGCCAGCTGACTTCGCCATGACCTTTTACCGGGGCCAGTTGTACTGGCTCCTGCTGGTACTTGGAGTTGGCCTTGGCCGTGGCTACTGCCTGACGGGTGGCGCGGGCGACGCCATCGGCTGTCAGGTCATTGGTGGCAGCAAAGCCCCAGGTGCCGTTGGCAATAACACGAATTCCCATACCGATAGATTCAGTGTTCACCACGTCCTGCACTTTCATCTCGCGGGTGACCACGTATTGGTTCAGGTAACGGCCGATGCGTACATCGGCATAAGTGGCGCCGAGTTTGGTGGCGGTATTCAGGGCCACATCGGCAAATTCTTTTTTAACAGAGAGATCAATACCGCTTTGCGTCAGTTTGCTCTCGGCCACCAGATTGCCGGACAGCGGCAACATGGAAACACCCAGGCCGGCACCGCTGAGCTGGAGAAATTTTCTTCTATCCATTTCGTTATCCTCGATGGGTGCTGGCGGTTAAACGGCGTCAGAAAGGCTGCTGAAGGTAAAGTCGCGGACTTTTAATGCAGGAATCATGGCGGACATGCCCCACATACCCACTCGCTGGGGTATACCCATATCCTCGATATTGTTGAGCATGATTACCGGGCTCTCATTGAAGC encodes:
- a CDS encoding BatA domain-containing protein; protein product: MLWINNLFQSPQWLWLFTALIVPIAIHLLRRSNPQQISFAALQWVQRYSQSRARRPIVDNKWLLLLRLLIVALLASLLAQPLIKREIYPQEGVILVDPRVGAGEANTFIHNSLPQLVGEGYKVLWLSPETPSVTSPPPQNVDLWKTLSALSRRADLRRAHILLINNGVPASHQALRVSPHWQWHGLNKASTAPSQALPSIALMGKPPSWWAPVLEDWQSKMPGLSVHIQEQEKAPSVEQTDWLIYTGPAPLPQAVLEFVTDGGLLITDNSIPPAINLNFVAVDNSQSAQAASVGRGSWLRYESDWYSEAFYRRADLPERLWLHWSGQDWALQHQNRGHWSANKVVAGLPVEDSEVENRRIEPLQPWLIAALLLLLAFERLIALSRSSANRATRSNGEADHG
- a CDS encoding DUF58 domain-containing protein, which produces MEYLSPKTLASCRDLVWLSRHIAEGVMLGVQHSQRRGTGLEFHQYRGYQAGDSIRHIDWKLFARSDRYYVRETEQESRMHVCFVLDTSASLGQASFVEPSLNKLHYAKCWIASLCWLLNAQGDSYSLLAFNSSRTVYVPEGQGESHQRQIALQLQQLDASDHWPDRAQLAPLWQYFERPCQVVLLSDFFQQDNEIGDFAARLHAAGRPCLPLQLLIEAEQTFPFGGELKLLNPEVSAITPATLEVDAERQRQSYLDAFAQAQSELKARFATQECSLQTDLIEQPVEKSLRQFIQLHGRLC
- a CDS encoding MoxR family ATPase, translating into MGLRLPQQTLARHRQHKICGEHCYLRTDELIMLTTLENSIEEQLHSLDNLQQEIARVIVGQKPVVEQMLICLLAGGHALLEGVPGLGKTLLVKTLADASALDFKRVQFTPDLMPGDILGSEILEEDHSTGKRFFKFQQGPVFTNILLADEINRTPPKTQAALLESMQEGSVTVGGKTLKLPDPYFVLATQNPIEQAGTYPLPEAQLDRFLLNIHINYPDERDEVEILRSTTGASRVKPSPSLDAEQLREMQQLVREIHVSDDLYRYVAALVRATRMETSGSDTLQQWIKWGAGPRAGQALILAAKARALLQRRLAVTREDIRSLLLPVLRHRVLLSFQAQADGVQMPQLIEELLTAVPEPGRD
- a CDS encoding DUF4159 domain-containing protein, encoding MSLTRKAFLQRLILGSCAAALPLGTRAQNTAPGSAQEHYDFYFTRLMYESGDWDVDQRMPSNLLNSLVEYTNLRVDPKEHIVPLADKKMLLAPFCYLAGHKLVQFTTEEAKNFRDYVNRGGFVFVDDCNHDIDGLFAKSFEAQMTELFGEYCLQKLPDDHDLYRCFFQFDELPVTSFELNGWGDDLVHDYLKAIVVNGRIAVLYSNKDFGCEWDYDYRNKRWLAIDNTKFAVNIVIYALTS
- a CDS encoding TldD/PmbA family protein produces the protein MDRRKFLQLSGAGLGVSMLPLSGNLVAESKLTQSGIDLSVKKEFADVALNTATKLGATYADVRIGRYLNQYVVTREMKVQDVVNTESIGMGIRVIANGTWGFAATNDLTADGVARATRQAVATAKANSKYQQEPVQLAPVKGHGEVSWQTPIQKNAMQIPLADKVDLLMDVNKSALDAGASYINSMLYLVNEQKYFASTDGSYIDQDVHRLWAPFSVTAVDKKTGGFRTRQGLSQPVGRGFEYLDGRAEDKIQAQTVLYRDSYDMAEDARLAAQQAKEKLTAKSVKPGKYDLVLDPSHLWLTIHESVGHPLELDRVLGYEANFAGTSFATIDKWRSGKFQYGSDKVNLFADKVQPGSLGAVGYDDEGVKTRNWDLVKDGVLVNYQATRDQVHMLGQKKSHGCCYADSWSSVQFQRMSNVSLLPGKEELSVDDMIKDVEKGIYIVGAGSFSIDQQRYNFQFGGQLFYEIEDGKITGMVEDVAYQSNTQEFWNACSQVCDKDDYRLGGSFFDGKGQPMQTSAVSHGSSTARFDGINVINTKRKLG